In Algiphilus sp., one genomic interval encodes:
- a CDS encoding HI1506-related protein: MATIYRITAHRDGHRRAGMAHSTKPVDHPADRFTKAQLEQLRADPRLVVQEVEVKDDGGDGSDSGEGGAAAKKAAAKKAATKQAGDK, translated from the coding sequence ATGGCCACCATCTACCGCATCACCGCCCACCGCGACGGCCACCGCCGCGCCGGCATGGCGCACAGCACCAAGCCGGTGGACCACCCGGCGGACCGCTTCACCAAGGCGCAGCTCGAGCAGCTGCGCGCGGATCCGCGTCTGGTCGTCCAGGAGGTTGAGGTCAAGGACGACGGCGGCGACGGCTCGGACAGTGGCGAAGGCGGCGCGGCCGCGAAGAAGGCCGCCGCCAAGAAGGCCGCGACCAAGCAGGCTGGCGACAAGTAG
- a CDS encoding phage protein Gp36 family protein: MYLTPAQLADGQGARLEIAQLFELDVDLLAATLAGDDRSAWTADEIAAADATIVTIAAVITRADGEIDAHLAQRGYTLPMDPEQFPVLVTWSRAITRYHVQIQRDRTNEDTGRIERDYRDALRALRLVADGKLSLGAGDPLTPGSTEPSSVQSSSAPRRFSRAALRGQ; the protein is encoded by the coding sequence GTGTACCTCACCCCTGCACAGCTCGCCGACGGCCAGGGCGCCCGGCTGGAGATCGCGCAGCTCTTCGAGCTCGACGTCGATCTCCTGGCCGCGACGCTGGCCGGCGACGACCGCAGCGCCTGGACGGCCGACGAGATCGCCGCCGCGGACGCGACGATTGTCACCATCGCGGCGGTCATCACGCGTGCGGACGGTGAGATCGACGCCCACCTGGCGCAGCGCGGCTACACGCTGCCGATGGATCCGGAGCAGTTCCCGGTGCTGGTGACCTGGTCGCGCGCGATTACGCGCTACCACGTGCAGATCCAGCGCGACCGCACCAACGAGGACACCGGCCGCATCGAGCGCGACTACCGCGACGCCCTGCGCGCGCTGCGCCTGGTGGCGGACGGCAAGCTCTCGCTGGGCGCCGGGGATCCGCTCACCCCCGGCAGCACGGAGCCGTCGTCGGTGCAGTCCAGCAGCGCGCCGCGGCGCTTCAGCCGCGCCGCACTCCGGGGGCAGTGA